One genomic region from Leifsonia sp. Root1293 encodes:
- a CDS encoding nucleotide sugar dehydrogenase — translation MRIAVIALGKIGLPLAVQFAESGHEVVGVDVNPEVVRLVNRAEQPFPGEAQLQEKLSVLVPSGRLRATTDYADAVPDADAVVVVVPLFVDNDSWEPDFGWMDGATRSVGDHLTAGTLISYETTLPVGTTRNRWKPMLEEHSGLVEGDDFDVVFSPERVLTGRVFADLRKYPKLVGGLSAAGAEKARAFYEAVLQFDDRTDLARANGVWDLGSAEAAEMAKLAETTYRDVNIGLANQFALFAEQVGVDVYQVIEACNSQPYSHIHRPGIAVGGHCIPVYPRLYLATDREADIVRTARLLNASMPARTVANAAGILGDLTGLRAVVLGAAYRGGVKETAFSGVFATIEALREHGASVLVHDPLYTDDELRAFGWEPFAIGDSVDLAIVQADHADYKDLAPADLPGVRLLVDGRNTTDAARWAGTPRLVIGGGGVH, via the coding sequence GTGCGTATCGCTGTCATCGCCCTCGGTAAGATAGGGCTTCCCCTCGCTGTCCAGTTCGCCGAAAGCGGCCATGAGGTCGTCGGCGTCGACGTGAATCCCGAGGTCGTCCGCCTCGTGAACCGAGCTGAGCAGCCGTTCCCGGGAGAGGCGCAGCTGCAGGAGAAGCTTTCAGTTCTGGTGCCGTCCGGTCGTCTGAGGGCGACCACAGACTACGCGGACGCTGTGCCCGACGCCGATGCCGTAGTGGTCGTCGTTCCTCTTTTCGTCGACAACGACAGTTGGGAGCCCGACTTCGGGTGGATGGATGGCGCCACGCGATCCGTCGGGGACCACCTCACCGCTGGGACACTGATCTCGTATGAGACGACCCTCCCAGTCGGCACCACACGGAATCGGTGGAAGCCCATGCTGGAGGAACATTCAGGACTGGTCGAGGGAGACGACTTCGACGTCGTCTTCTCCCCGGAACGGGTGCTCACCGGACGCGTCTTCGCAGACCTGCGGAAGTATCCGAAACTGGTGGGAGGACTGAGCGCCGCCGGTGCCGAGAAGGCGCGAGCCTTCTACGAAGCTGTGCTGCAGTTCGACGACCGAACTGATCTTGCGCGTGCCAACGGCGTCTGGGATCTCGGAAGCGCCGAGGCGGCCGAGATGGCCAAGCTTGCGGAGACCACCTACCGGGATGTGAACATCGGCCTCGCCAACCAGTTCGCCCTCTTCGCCGAGCAGGTGGGTGTCGACGTCTACCAGGTGATCGAAGCTTGCAACTCGCAGCCGTACAGTCACATCCATCGGCCCGGCATTGCGGTCGGCGGCCACTGCATCCCCGTGTATCCGCGCCTGTATCTAGCCACCGACCGCGAGGCGGACATCGTGCGTACCGCCCGACTGCTGAACGCCTCGATGCCGGCACGGACCGTCGCCAACGCGGCGGGGATCCTCGGAGATCTCACGGGGCTCCGAGCAGTCGTGCTCGGCGCCGCCTACCGTGGCGGCGTCAAGGAGACGGCGTTCTCCGGCGTCTTCGCGACGATCGAGGCACTGCGTGAGCACGGTGCATCCGTTCTCGTGCACGACCCCCTCTACACGGACGATGAACTCCGCGCCTTCGGCTGGGAGCCGTTCGCGATCGGCGATTCGGTCGACCTGGCCATCGTTCAGGCCGACCATGCCGACTACAAGGACCTGGCACCGGCGGACCTGCCCGGAGTGCGACTGCTCGTCGACGGCCGCAACACCACGGATGCCGCCCGTTGGGCCGGTACTCCGCGCCTGGTCATCGGTGGTGGCGGGGTCCACTAG
- a CDS encoding lipopolysaccharide biosynthesis protein: MNRRRLLTATSAYGLSVAISGIVSIAVIPTVIIAAGEEAWTTIAVSQAVAGFSFVIAVFGWGVTGPTDVASREPALRGQYFFDSVLSRSWLSLAMLIVSIPLAILFSRGDPWLATFTVSSGILVALGAGWFYVGEKSPIRFLVIDTMPRIIGTVVGAGVLIATGDATWFAGLQLAGVVLAAALGSGDILRRNRGWRFTLSPIRAARNLRGQAAPVTMAATTSLYVNVPIVIVQLFIPSATAVYALAERIVRLALYSTRPVVQIAQGYVPSPDPAQLVRRAKRVTLIALALGLVGGLVYALLGPWIGDLLSGGTLAIGYALAAAMGVNLAALLASQLTGFACLTALDLARVLARSTIVGAVIGTVLMIPLTFAFGVVGLAWGLALSEVAVLLVQLVALRKAFKRPLADGADPLEKPTIFPPGEFSTPE; this comes from the coding sequence GTGAATCGCCGCAGACTGTTGACGGCGACGAGCGCCTACGGGCTCTCCGTCGCGATCAGCGGAATCGTGAGCATCGCCGTGATTCCGACCGTCATCATCGCTGCAGGCGAGGAGGCCTGGACGACGATCGCCGTCTCGCAGGCCGTGGCCGGATTCTCCTTCGTCATCGCCGTCTTCGGCTGGGGAGTCACCGGTCCGACGGATGTCGCCAGTCGCGAGCCGGCACTGCGCGGGCAGTACTTCTTCGACTCGGTGCTGTCGCGCTCCTGGCTCAGCCTGGCCATGCTCATCGTGTCGATCCCGCTCGCCATCCTGTTCTCCCGGGGCGATCCGTGGCTGGCGACCTTCACGGTCTCCAGCGGCATCCTGGTGGCGCTCGGCGCCGGATGGTTCTACGTGGGCGAGAAGAGCCCGATCCGCTTCCTCGTCATCGACACCATGCCCCGCATCATCGGCACCGTGGTCGGAGCGGGGGTGCTGATAGCGACGGGCGACGCGACGTGGTTCGCCGGACTGCAGCTGGCCGGCGTCGTGCTCGCCGCCGCCCTCGGCTCCGGCGACATCCTGCGCCGCAATCGTGGCTGGCGCTTCACCCTCTCGCCCATCCGAGCCGCCAGGAACCTGCGCGGCCAGGCGGCGCCGGTCACCATGGCCGCCACGACGTCGCTCTACGTGAACGTGCCGATCGTCATCGTGCAGCTGTTCATCCCGAGCGCGACCGCCGTCTACGCCCTCGCGGAACGCATCGTGCGCCTGGCCCTGTATTCGACCCGGCCCGTGGTGCAGATCGCCCAGGGCTACGTGCCCTCCCCTGATCCTGCGCAGCTGGTGCGACGTGCCAAGCGCGTCACCCTCATCGCGTTGGCCCTCGGGTTGGTCGGCGGGCTGGTCTACGCCCTGCTCGGCCCCTGGATTGGCGACCTGCTCTCGGGCGGGACTCTCGCCATCGGCTACGCGCTGGCTGCCGCCATGGGCGTCAACCTCGCTGCCCTGCTGGCGTCGCAGCTGACGGGCTTCGCCTGTCTCACCGCGCTGGACCTGGCGCGCGTGCTGGCGCGCAGCACCATCGTTGGCGCCGTGATCGGCACCGTGCTCATGATCCCGCTCACCTTCGCCTTCGGCGTGGTCGGGCTGGCCTGGGGCCTCGCGCTCTCGGAGGTCGCCGTGCTTCTGGTGCAGCTGGTGGCGCTGCGAAAGGCGTTCAAACGCCCCCTGGCCGACGGAGCCGACCCGCTCGAGAAGCCGACGATCTTCCCGCCCGGGGAGTTCTCGACGCCGGAGTGA
- a CDS encoding acyltransferase family protein — MTPETGTAHAVRLDAITGLRWWAAFVVFGYHMLVFAPLPPIASSFLQFGFFGVTFFFVLSGFVLTWSMRPGTAKSTFYWRRFARIWPLAFVTLLIAVPVFYSSTPDPAQWWVKPFSFGILLLSVFLLQGWSRDPVILFSGNPAAWTLTIESFFYALHPFISPLLSRLGKRGALVAAGGVVVFAVATRVAIELDPTSWLAQLPWPVLRLNEFVLGMCLAWAMRQGWRPRLHPVVGAIAIVAYFLVIVGLEGVETFRPAYIVVSPYTSEFVTVLCAVLIVTTASANLRGRAGWVASRPMVALGEWSFAFYLVHATIIYTALSLLGPQPARWANLGWFAVLLLLAVAAAAALHLWVEKPVEGILRRWQQGLVTARRARRNPAIAEG; from the coding sequence GTGACCCCTGAGACCGGTACCGCGCACGCCGTGCGGCTCGACGCCATCACCGGATTGCGGTGGTGGGCGGCCTTCGTCGTCTTCGGCTACCACATGCTGGTCTTCGCTCCTCTGCCCCCGATCGCATCAAGCTTCCTGCAGTTCGGGTTCTTCGGAGTGACGTTCTTCTTCGTGCTCTCGGGTTTCGTGCTCACCTGGTCGATGCGTCCTGGCACTGCGAAGAGCACGTTCTACTGGCGTCGTTTCGCTCGGATCTGGCCTCTCGCCTTCGTGACCCTCCTGATCGCCGTCCCGGTCTTCTACAGCTCAACTCCTGACCCCGCCCAGTGGTGGGTGAAGCCTTTCAGCTTCGGGATACTGCTGCTCTCGGTCTTTCTCCTGCAGGGCTGGTCACGCGACCCCGTGATCCTGTTCTCTGGAAATCCGGCAGCGTGGACCCTCACGATCGAGTCGTTCTTCTACGCGCTGCATCCGTTCATCTCACCGCTCCTATCGCGTCTCGGCAAGCGAGGTGCCCTCGTGGCGGCCGGCGGAGTCGTCGTCTTCGCCGTTGCGACGCGGGTCGCCATCGAACTCGACCCGACCAGCTGGCTCGCACAGCTGCCGTGGCCCGTCCTGCGCCTCAATGAGTTCGTGCTCGGTATGTGCTTGGCATGGGCTATGCGTCAGGGCTGGCGCCCGCGCCTGCATCCCGTCGTTGGCGCGATCGCCATAGTCGCCTACTTCCTCGTCATCGTCGGGCTGGAGGGAGTCGAGACCTTCCGGCCCGCCTATATCGTGGTGTCGCCGTATACGAGCGAATTCGTGACCGTCCTCTGTGCGGTGCTCATCGTCACCACCGCGAGTGCCAACCTGCGCGGAAGAGCCGGTTGGGTCGCATCACGCCCGATGGTGGCCCTCGGCGAGTGGTCGTTCGCGTTCTACCTGGTCCACGCCACGATCATCTACACAGCGCTGAGCCTCCTCGGGCCGCAACCGGCACGATGGGCGAACCTGGGATGGTTCGCCGTATTGCTCCTGCTCGCCGTCGCCGCCGCTGCCGCGCTCCACCTCTGGGTCGAGAAGCCAGTGGAGGGCATACTTCGACGCTGGCAACAAGGCCTGGTGACGGCTCGACGGGCGCGGCGGAATCCAGCCATCGCCGAGGGCTGA
- a CDS encoding ABC transporter ATP-binding protein, which yields MKLLWKTLRDLLPLLPAGARNFFALYVVLTSAITLLDVGAMTLLALIITPIVTGSPITLPIIGQFPASAAPWLVLAACGLIILKSLLSVGLHWVATRRFARYELEIGQRMFRAYIHSSWEERSKRSVAEVTRIADGGIANTIMGFILPLALIPGSLLTFVLILVVLVVAQPLTAIIALLYLGLVAFVVNHFVTRRALLAGRVNRNASYRVAIFMTEMVEALKEITLRNRLDQVSRVVTSERIRAVRARANSSFLSVIPKYAFEAALVGGFLLIGGASFLIAGPDQAIISVALFAVTGFRLIPAINGVQSGIIQASATIPSAQDVIDDITRSENDVNATEIGQDRATLPASPRVLSLHQVKFRYPTTTGLVLRGVDIDIPFGSSLGIVGPSGAGKSTLIDILLGLSTPTEGRLTIDDLPLGDVLRAWRGRVGYVPQRVALFDGSIAQNVALTWDDDFDPERVERALEMAQLSAVVDARETGMYSKIGERGIALSGGQQQRLGIARALYADPLVLVLDEATSSLDTKTEDDVTKAIRGLQGELTVISVAHRLSTVKDYDQICYLEDGRVLGLDTFYGLATTLPAFGEQVALAGLGRPTATTS from the coding sequence ATGAAGCTCCTGTGGAAAACGCTCCGAGACCTCCTGCCTCTTCTCCCAGCGGGAGCGAGGAATTTCTTCGCGCTCTACGTCGTGCTCACCAGCGCGATCACGTTGCTCGATGTCGGAGCCATGACCCTTCTCGCGCTGATCATCACGCCGATCGTGACGGGCTCCCCGATCACTCTGCCGATCATCGGGCAGTTCCCCGCTTCTGCGGCGCCGTGGCTCGTCCTGGCGGCCTGCGGCCTTATCATCCTGAAGAGCCTGCTGTCTGTAGGGCTGCACTGGGTGGCCACGCGCCGGTTCGCGCGCTATGAGCTCGAGATCGGGCAGCGAATGTTCCGCGCATACATCCACTCTTCGTGGGAGGAGCGCTCGAAGCGCAGCGTCGCAGAGGTCACCCGTATCGCCGACGGCGGCATCGCGAACACGATCATGGGCTTCATTCTGCCGCTCGCCCTCATTCCGGGCAGCCTGCTGACCTTCGTCCTGATCCTCGTGGTGCTGGTCGTCGCCCAGCCGCTCACAGCCATCATCGCTTTGCTCTACCTCGGCCTCGTCGCCTTCGTCGTCAACCATTTCGTCACGCGCCGCGCCCTGCTCGCCGGACGGGTCAATCGCAACGCCAGCTACAGGGTCGCCATCTTCATGACCGAGATGGTCGAGGCACTGAAGGAGATCACCCTCCGCAACCGTCTCGACCAGGTCTCCCGGGTGGTCACCTCTGAACGCATCCGCGCCGTGCGAGCGCGGGCCAACAGCTCCTTTCTGAGCGTCATCCCGAAGTACGCCTTCGAGGCCGCCCTCGTCGGCGGGTTCCTGCTCATCGGCGGTGCGTCCTTCCTCATCGCAGGGCCGGATCAGGCCATCATCTCCGTCGCGCTGTTCGCGGTGACGGGATTCCGGCTGATTCCCGCTATCAATGGCGTGCAGAGCGGCATCATCCAGGCATCTGCCACCATCCCGTCAGCGCAGGACGTCATCGATGACATCACCCGCTCGGAGAACGACGTCAACGCCACCGAGATCGGCCAGGATCGGGCCACGCTGCCGGCCTCGCCGAGGGTGCTGAGCCTGCACCAGGTGAAGTTCCGCTACCCGACGACGACTGGACTCGTGCTGCGCGGCGTCGACATCGACATCCCGTTCGGCAGTTCCCTCGGCATCGTGGGTCCGTCTGGTGCCGGAAAGTCCACCCTGATCGATATCCTCCTCGGCCTCAGTACGCCCACGGAGGGCCGCCTCACCATCGATGATCTTCCCCTCGGAGACGTGCTGAGAGCGTGGCGTGGGCGCGTTGGATATGTGCCCCAGCGAGTCGCTCTCTTCGACGGCAGCATCGCGCAGAACGTCGCGCTCACCTGGGACGACGACTTCGACCCTGAGCGGGTCGAGCGCGCTCTCGAGATGGCACAGCTCTCGGCGGTCGTCGACGCCCGGGAGACTGGTATGTACTCCAAGATCGGCGAGCGCGGAATCGCCCTGTCCGGAGGTCAGCAGCAGCGCCTGGGCATTGCGCGGGCGCTCTATGCCGATCCGCTGGTACTGGTGCTGGATGAGGCGACCAGTTCGCTCGACACCAAGACGGAGGACGACGTCACGAAGGCCATCCGCGGTCTGCAGGGCGAGCTCACTGTGATCTCGGTCGCGCACAGGTTGTCGACGGTGAAGGATTACGACCAGATCTGCTATCTCGAGGACGGCCGGGTGCTGGGTCTCGACACCTTCTATGGTCTCGCGACCACGCTCCCCGCCTTCGGTGAACAGGTCGCACTCGCCGGACTCGGACGGCCGACCGCCACGACCTCGTGA
- a CDS encoding glycosyltransferase, with product MGIVNRVMSWPRSVVDRTLRNRTRLPRFANRVIDYIADNPDSPLGRIAARSLGTSDPDELPAPAVRPDAAASVYIGPTNYAAQGWLWARAIDADPRDVRALNMAVDVPGGFSFAADIEVPVPVYNNSRAWQEAELAAVSTFSHVLFEAERPLFGRLYSRDVAAESRVLAERGLSTAFICHGADIRRPSRHLSLTPWSPFADHDTYVDKLERDAVRNRALLDELGRPTFVSTPDLLVDVPYATWCPVVIDPARWKGEVDDVERRRPVVVHVPSKSTVKGTHLIEPSLRRLDASGVIEYLTITGVPSAQMPAVYGRADIVLDQFRLGSYGVAACEAMAAGRVVVGHVLDSVRDVVVRQTGRELPIVEATPDTLEDVLVDLINDPARRAAVGRAGSEFVRIVHDGRLSASVLLDGWVLA from the coding sequence ATGGGCATTGTGAACCGAGTCATGAGCTGGCCGCGGTCCGTCGTCGATCGCACGTTGCGCAATCGCACCCGTCTGCCTCGCTTCGCGAACCGCGTGATCGACTACATTGCCGACAATCCCGACAGCCCGCTCGGCCGGATCGCTGCGCGTTCCCTCGGCACATCCGACCCCGACGAACTGCCGGCTCCGGCGGTGCGGCCCGACGCTGCAGCCTCGGTGTACATCGGGCCGACGAACTATGCGGCGCAGGGATGGCTCTGGGCGAGAGCGATCGACGCCGATCCTCGCGATGTTCGAGCGCTCAACATGGCCGTCGACGTCCCCGGCGGGTTCTCGTTCGCCGCTGACATCGAGGTGCCCGTTCCCGTCTACAACAATTCGAGAGCGTGGCAGGAGGCAGAACTCGCCGCGGTCTCCACGTTCTCGCATGTCCTGTTCGAGGCAGAGCGGCCCCTGTTCGGGCGCCTGTATTCCCGTGATGTCGCCGCAGAGTCCCGTGTGCTGGCCGAGCGGGGACTCTCCACCGCCTTCATCTGCCACGGAGCCGACATCCGCCGTCCCAGCAGGCACCTGTCCCTCACGCCGTGGTCGCCTTTCGCGGATCACGACACCTACGTCGACAAGCTGGAACGGGATGCCGTGCGCAATCGGGCGCTGCTCGATGAACTGGGCCGTCCGACCTTCGTCTCCACGCCCGACCTGCTCGTCGACGTACCCTACGCCACCTGGTGTCCTGTCGTGATCGACCCGGCCCGCTGGAAGGGCGAGGTCGACGATGTGGAGCGGCGCCGTCCCGTCGTCGTCCATGTCCCGAGTAAATCGACTGTGAAGGGAACGCATCTCATCGAGCCATCCCTGCGCCGCCTGGACGCCTCTGGGGTGATCGAATACCTGACCATCACGGGTGTCCCATCGGCGCAGATGCCAGCGGTGTACGGTCGGGCGGACATCGTGCTCGACCAGTTCCGCCTGGGATCCTACGGTGTCGCTGCCTGTGAGGCCATGGCCGCTGGTCGCGTGGTCGTCGGACATGTCCTCGACTCGGTGCGCGACGTCGTGGTGCGCCAGACCGGGCGTGAGCTGCCGATCGTCGAGGCGACCCCCGACACGCTCGAGGATGTGCTCGTGGACCTCATCAACGACCCTGCTCGTCGGGCGGCTGTCGGGCGGGCAGGCTCCGAGTTCGTGCGCATCGTGCATGACGGCCGGCTGAGCGCGAGCGTGCTGCTCGACGGATGGGTGCTCGCCTGA
- the wecB gene encoding non-hydrolyzing UDP-N-acetylglucosamine 2-epimerase encodes MKILSVVGARPQFVKLAPIAHAAGAAGVEHVIVHTGQHYDPMLSDVFFDELGIPAPAVHLGIGSGSHGVQTGAMLSALDAVLDEHRPDWVLVYGDTNSTIAATLSAVKMHVPVAHLEAGLRSFNRRMPEEHNRVLTDHAADLLLAPTAVAVAHLDREGLSDRTVLVGDVMTDVLLAERARLCGAPSALAMELGLTPGRFSVATIHRAENTDDPVRLAQIADVLSALDHPVILLAHPRLVARAAEHGISLTRGSLLAHPPLAYSELIAAAIASRGIITDSGGLQKEAFLLRVPCTTIRTETEWVETVELGWNVLANSAQEIAAAVGREFPPATDAAPYGDGHAAIRVIGELVSRSAR; translated from the coding sequence GTGAAGATTCTCAGCGTCGTGGGTGCCAGACCCCAGTTCGTCAAGCTCGCTCCCATCGCCCATGCTGCCGGGGCGGCGGGCGTGGAACACGTCATCGTGCACACCGGCCAGCACTATGATCCGATGCTCTCGGACGTCTTCTTCGACGAGCTCGGCATCCCCGCTCCCGCGGTACATCTCGGCATAGGCTCCGGATCGCACGGCGTGCAGACGGGTGCGATGCTCTCGGCGCTCGATGCAGTACTCGACGAGCATCGGCCTGATTGGGTGCTCGTATATGGCGACACGAACTCCACCATCGCCGCCACCCTATCGGCGGTGAAGATGCATGTCCCGGTGGCCCACCTCGAAGCCGGCCTGCGGTCGTTCAACAGGCGCATGCCCGAGGAGCACAATCGCGTGCTCACGGATCATGCAGCCGATCTGCTTCTCGCCCCGACGGCTGTCGCCGTCGCTCACCTCGATCGCGAGGGCCTGAGCGACCGCACAGTGCTGGTCGGAGACGTCATGACCGATGTGCTCCTCGCTGAGCGCGCCCGTCTGTGCGGTGCCCCATCGGCTCTCGCGATGGAACTCGGGCTCACGCCCGGCCGCTTCTCCGTCGCCACCATCCACCGCGCCGAGAACACCGACGACCCGGTGCGCCTGGCGCAGATCGCCGATGTCCTCTCCGCACTTGATCATCCTGTCATCCTGCTCGCACACCCCCGTCTGGTCGCGAGGGCGGCGGAGCACGGCATCTCCTTGACCCGTGGTTCGCTCCTGGCCCATCCTCCGCTCGCCTATTCCGAACTCATCGCTGCGGCGATCGCCAGTCGCGGAATCATCACGGACTCCGGTGGACTGCAGAAGGAGGCGTTCCTGCTGCGTGTTCCGTGCACGACGATTCGCACCGAGACCGAATGGGTCGAGACCGTCGAACTGGGGTGGAACGTGCTGGCGAACTCCGCCCAAGAGATCGCCGCCGCCGTTGGGCGCGAATTCCCGCCTGCCACCGACGCCGCACCGTACGGTGACGGTCACGCTGCGATCCGAGTCATCGGTGAATTGGTGTCGCGCTCAGCACGATGA
- a CDS encoding glycosyltransferase family A protein, with product MASPSVDVVVAVHSPARPVERAVGSVLLHTTAPVRVSVVVHNTEAALVVARLSDYIGDTRLRILELHDGIASPAGPFNLGLDHSTAPFTSVLGSDDELEPGAIDAWLSVADSDRADVVIACLRHADGSAVPTPPTRPFRRSRLDPVKDRLSYRSAPLGLVSRAAFGGLRFAEGVQSGEDLPYVSRIWFSGRRISSARSAPAYRLNDDSSDRVTRTTRSIGDEFSFLASTVGSSWFGHLSPPAQSSLVAKFLRIHLFGAVSNRPDPALWSPTDRRELAGVAKVLLAAGHGIEEMLSRADRDLLDAILDASSSARALGTLAIRRRKRLAVASLIPRRLTRLMHAEAPIRFSAASALALAEVPRRWRVAKR from the coding sequence GTGGCGTCCCCGTCCGTGGATGTCGTGGTCGCCGTGCACAGTCCCGCCCGACCCGTGGAGCGCGCCGTCGGCTCCGTGCTCCTCCATACGACGGCGCCGGTGCGGGTCAGCGTGGTGGTCCACAACACGGAGGCAGCGCTCGTCGTCGCCCGGTTGTCGGATTACATCGGCGACACCCGTCTCCGGATCCTCGAACTCCACGACGGCATCGCCAGCCCGGCAGGACCGTTCAACCTCGGCCTCGACCACTCCACGGCGCCGTTCACGTCCGTGCTCGGCTCCGACGACGAACTCGAGCCCGGCGCGATCGATGCATGGCTTTCTGTGGCGGACAGCGATCGGGCCGATGTCGTGATCGCGTGCCTAAGGCATGCCGACGGATCTGCAGTCCCGACGCCGCCGACGCGCCCGTTCCGACGAAGCCGTCTCGACCCCGTGAAGGATCGCCTGAGTTATCGCAGCGCTCCACTCGGCTTGGTGTCGCGCGCGGCCTTCGGTGGACTTCGGTTCGCCGAAGGCGTGCAGTCCGGCGAGGACCTTCCGTACGTCTCCCGCATATGGTTCTCCGGCAGGCGCATCTCCTCGGCGCGCTCGGCCCCGGCTTATCGACTCAATGACGACTCAAGCGATCGCGTGACTCGCACGACGCGATCGATCGGCGACGAATTCTCCTTCCTGGCCTCGACTGTCGGAAGTTCGTGGTTCGGCCACCTGTCTCCCCCCGCCCAGTCCTCACTCGTCGCCAAATTCCTGCGCATCCACCTCTTCGGCGCAGTATCCAACCGACCCGACCCGGCTCTCTGGTCCCCGACGGACAGGCGTGAACTGGCAGGAGTGGCCAAGGTCCTGCTCGCAGCCGGGCACGGAATCGAGGAGATGCTCTCCCGGGCCGATCGCGACCTTCTCGATGCGATCCTCGATGCGTCCTCTTCCGCGCGTGCCCTGGGAACGCTGGCAATCCGTCGAAGGAAGCGCCTGGCCGTCGCTTCCCTCATTCCGCGACGACTCACCAGACTGATGCACGCCGAGGCCCCCATCCGATTCTCAGCGGCATCAGCGCTCGCGCTCGCCGAGGTTCCCCGTCGCTGGCGTGTGGCGAAGCGCTAG
- a CDS encoding glycosyltransferase — protein sequence MSAGEPFVDVVIAVHDPRRRIDRAVGSVLAASPSTAARVTVVAHGISAGVLADALAPFAGDTRLRVVEYADGLRSPAGPFNHGLGMATGTYVSIMGSDDFLEHGALDAWAEHVRSHRTDYLIARLRDQSGAVWRDPLTRPFRSRRLDPVRDRLNYRAAPLGLIRRSYLQSTGVALTAGFATGEDIELGLALLNGRARIDFGSHLPCYVIGHDAPERVTLLARSTAAEFEALLHLAAQSWSATLPPRRRRAIAIKLWRMNIIPAVLLRQQTSDWATDDLDALRRVSEWLLRLDSSAVRSLSRSERLIVAAAADPDADGVVQAIAGVRAAGPADRLRTVRLLDSLATDSLLRRVVRLRLPL from the coding sequence GTGAGTGCAGGAGAACCCTTCGTCGACGTCGTCATCGCGGTGCACGATCCGCGGCGTCGTATCGATCGTGCCGTCGGCTCGGTGCTCGCCGCATCCCCGTCGACGGCTGCGCGGGTCACTGTTGTCGCCCACGGCATCTCCGCCGGGGTCCTGGCAGACGCCCTCGCCCCGTTCGCAGGGGATACGCGGCTCCGCGTCGTCGAATACGCGGACGGGCTGCGCTCCCCGGCCGGCCCCTTCAATCACGGTCTTGGTATGGCGACGGGGACCTACGTGTCGATCATGGGATCGGACGACTTCCTCGAGCACGGCGCACTCGATGCATGGGCCGAACACGTGCGCTCGCACCGAACCGACTACCTGATAGCCCGACTGCGCGACCAGTCCGGAGCAGTATGGCGTGATCCGCTCACGCGGCCGTTCCGGAGTCGGCGACTCGATCCTGTGCGTGACCGGCTGAACTACCGCGCCGCGCCCCTCGGCCTGATACGAAGGTCATATCTGCAGAGCACCGGCGTCGCGCTGACGGCGGGGTTCGCCACTGGTGAGGACATCGAACTCGGCCTCGCATTGCTCAACGGGCGGGCTCGAATAGATTTCGGAAGCCACCTCCCCTGCTACGTGATAGGACACGACGCACCAGAACGGGTGACGCTGCTCGCGCGCTCCACCGCGGCAGAGTTCGAGGCACTGCTCCACTTGGCTGCGCAATCCTGGTCGGCGACGCTGCCCCCTCGCCGTCGTCGCGCGATCGCCATCAAACTCTGGCGCATGAACATCATTCCGGCGGTCCTCCTTCGCCAGCAGACCTCGGATTGGGCTACGGACGACCTCGACGCACTTCGCCGGGTGTCCGAATGGCTACTTCGACTGGACAGCAGTGCCGTGCGTTCCCTCTCACGGTCCGAGCGTCTGATCGTCGCTGCTGCGGCTGACCCCGACGCTGATGGCGTTGTGCAGGCCATCGCAGGGGTTCGGGCCGCAGGACCGGCTGATCGCCTGCGCACTGTCCGTCTCCTGGACTCCCTCGCGACAGACTCGTTGCTGCGGAGGGTCGTGCGCCTTCGACTGCCGCTCTGA